Proteins from one Pontibacter korlensis genomic window:
- a CDS encoding carbohydrate-binding family 9-like protein, translated as MKHLTVPFIPDLPHESPLALVSDRLDQLPAQYLEVALWTNGEPLPKVAFVMAHGQDCLYLKYKVEEETVLARYRSINEPVYKDSCVEFFLSFGDDGTYYNLEVNCLGTCLLAYGRGRDNRKLLPASIVSAIEHLAHLKVCNHGCTGKAWELTLRIPAWVFSEHQLERFSGLQARGNFYKCGEDLPAPHYLAWQPIEAPEPDFHRPEQFGRISFASASFDSINKHIS; from the coding sequence ATGAAGCACCTGACAGTTCCGTTCATACCTGACCTGCCGCATGAAAGCCCGCTTGCTCTCGTGTCCGACAGGCTCGACCAGCTCCCGGCACAGTACCTGGAAGTGGCGCTGTGGACAAATGGAGAGCCACTGCCTAAGGTGGCTTTTGTTATGGCCCATGGGCAAGATTGCCTCTACCTTAAGTATAAGGTAGAGGAAGAAACTGTGCTGGCCAGGTACAGAAGCATAAATGAACCGGTATACAAAGACAGTTGCGTAGAGTTCTTTCTCTCGTTTGGCGACGATGGCACCTACTACAACTTAGAGGTAAACTGTTTGGGTACATGCTTACTAGCTTATGGCCGGGGCAGAGACAACCGAAAGCTCCTGCCCGCCAGTATCGTTTCAGCAATTGAGCACCTGGCACACCTGAAAGTATGCAACCATGGCTGCACCGGTAAAGCCTGGGAACTGACCTTGCGGATACCGGCATGGGTATTTTCCGAGCACCAGCTGGAGCGTTTTTCCGGCTTGCAGGCACGGGGCAATTTTTACAAGTGCGGAGAAGACCTGCCCGCACCCCATTACCTGGCCTGGCAACCGATCGAAGCGCCTGAGCCAGATTTTCATAGGCCAGAGCAGTTTGGCCGCATCTCATTCGCTTCAGCATCCTTTGACTCAATCAATAAGCATATCAGCTAA
- a CDS encoding phosphotransferase, translating to MHTGPTLLILAAGMATRYGSLKQLDAFGPHGETIIEYSIHDALKAGFGNVVFVIRESIEQEFKEVMQQRLPAHIPVAYVAQELDMLPAGYHVPEGRVKPWGTAHAVWVASAKIQGPFAVINADDFYGYESFKLASDFLQESTDLKEYGLIGYRLRNTLSEHGSVSRGICSLGPDHTLASLTELTQITRSTDGSITVQDEHAQHWELDGEELVSMNLMAFKPSVLPYFEQYLQEFLDEKGQELKAEFYLPSVVNQVLSAGLARVQVIPTPEKWFGVTYPQDKAHTTEQIRLLTEANVYPRPLWDDFTLHPGKAIALQAEAKLRDVLAHFQLEGSVASIIPYGSGHIHDTYAVANDQPTCPNYLLQRINHHVFRNVPLLMENIGLVTLHLRQKLQHIPGARPDEEVLTLVPTQDNLGYYRDPDGNFWRVYLLLEGTRSYDIVETPQQAYEGGKAFGKFLALLADLDASQLHESIPDFHNIENRLRLLTQATRLNAAGRVAQVDKELRFVWQRGEEMSSICRLGRAGKLPLRTTHNDTKFNNVLLDRHDKALCVIDLDTVMPGFLAYDYGDAIRTTVNKAAEDEEDLSKIKVDYELFRAFTEGFLQETSAFLTEEEVNSLEPGVRLLPYIMGVRFLTDYIEGDHYYKIHFPEHNLQRARAQFRLVEVLEENSELLLHTIQQTAHAFKTAAAAQQQER from the coding sequence ATGCATACAGGCCCTACTTTACTTATATTGGCAGCAGGCATGGCAACGCGATACGGCAGCCTTAAGCAGCTCGATGCCTTTGGCCCCCATGGCGAAACCATTATAGAGTACTCCATACATGACGCCCTGAAGGCAGGATTCGGCAATGTCGTGTTCGTTATCAGGGAATCAATTGAGCAGGAGTTCAAGGAAGTGATGCAGCAGAGACTGCCGGCACACATTCCGGTAGCTTACGTCGCCCAGGAACTTGACATGCTGCCAGCGGGATACCATGTGCCTGAGGGGCGCGTTAAACCCTGGGGAACAGCGCATGCCGTCTGGGTAGCCTCTGCCAAGATACAGGGCCCTTTCGCCGTCATAAACGCAGATGACTTTTACGGCTATGAATCATTTAAGCTAGCATCCGATTTTTTACAGGAGAGCACGGACCTGAAGGAATATGGCCTGATTGGCTATAGACTACGCAATACGCTCTCCGAGCATGGCAGTGTGTCGCGCGGCATCTGCTCTCTCGGCCCTGACCATACCTTGGCCTCCCTGACAGAGCTTACACAGATCACCCGCTCCACTGACGGGAGTATCACAGTGCAGGACGAGCACGCACAGCACTGGGAGTTGGATGGGGAAGAGCTGGTATCCATGAACCTGATGGCCTTTAAGCCATCTGTGCTTCCATACTTTGAGCAGTACCTGCAGGAGTTCCTGGATGAAAAGGGACAGGAACTGAAGGCTGAGTTTTACCTGCCGTCGGTGGTAAACCAGGTGCTGTCAGCCGGCCTTGCACGCGTCCAGGTAATACCTACCCCTGAAAAATGGTTTGGCGTAACTTATCCTCAGGACAAGGCCCACACGACCGAGCAAATAAGGTTACTCACGGAGGCAAATGTGTACCCCCGTCCTCTGTGGGACGATTTTACCCTACATCCCGGTAAAGCAATCGCCCTACAGGCGGAGGCAAAGCTTCGGGACGTTCTGGCTCACTTTCAGCTAGAGGGAAGTGTAGCTAGCATAATCCCCTATGGGTCAGGCCATATCCATGACACTTATGCTGTAGCGAATGATCAGCCAACGTGCCCTAACTACCTGCTGCAACGCATCAATCACCACGTTTTCAGAAACGTGCCTCTGCTGATGGAGAACATCGGGCTAGTGACCCTACACCTTCGTCAAAAGCTACAGCATATACCCGGTGCTCGCCCAGACGAGGAGGTGCTGACTTTGGTGCCAACGCAGGACAATTTAGGCTACTATCGGGATCCGGATGGTAACTTCTGGCGCGTTTACCTGCTGCTGGAAGGCACCCGCAGTTATGATATTGTTGAAACACCGCAACAGGCTTACGAAGGAGGTAAGGCTTTCGGTAAGTTCCTGGCACTTTTAGCAGACCTGGATGCCAGCCAGCTGCACGAGTCCATTCCAGACTTCCACAACATCGAGAACCGCCTGCGCCTGCTAACACAAGCCACCAGGCTGAATGCTGCAGGAAGGGTAGCACAGGTAGACAAGGAGCTGCGCTTTGTATGGCAGCGTGGTGAGGAGATGAGCTCCATCTGCAGGCTTGGGCGTGCGGGGAAACTGCCGCTCCGCACCACGCACAACGATACCAAGTTCAATAATGTGCTGCTCGACAGGCATGACAAAGCGCTCTGTGTTATTGACCTGGATACCGTCATGCCTGGTTTCCTGGCTTATGACTATGGCGACGCTATCCGAACCACAGTCAACAAAGCTGCCGAAGACGAAGAGGACTTGAGCAAAATCAAAGTGGACTACGAGTTGTTTAGAGCCTTCACGGAAGGTTTTTTACAGGAAACCAGTGCCTTTCTTACCGAGGAGGAAGTAAACTCCCTGGAGCCTGGGGTAAGGCTCTTGCCTTACATCATGGGAGTTCGTTTCCTAACAGATTACATTGAGGGGGACCATTACTACAAAATTCATTTTCCGGAACACAACCTGCAGCGGGCCCGGGCGCAGTTCAGGCTGGTAGAGGTACTTGAAGAGAACAGCGAACTCCTGCTACATACGATACAACAAACAGCGCATGCTTTTAAAACAGCCGCCGCTGCGCAGCAACAAGAAAGATGA
- a CDS encoding LacI family DNA-binding transcriptional regulator encodes MPGKPVTIKEIAKILSVSTSTVSRALHDHPSIGMETSQRVKQLARELNYERNHAAVHFQKGKTYTIGVILPELSEAFFSSAITAIEDTAYKRNYTVLLAQSHDDTQKEKQLVEKMKSHRVDGLLVSVAKTTSSFEHFSRLSQCNIPVVFFDRIPPVQDVHSVSCNLVTGTAEAVTYLLKKGHRAIGLINGPHTLFASTERREGYVKAMLNNRLKYDPSLIVECDLTETGTKAAFDSLMASKRKVSAIVTFNDYVWLHACKHAKELGIQLHLEFVSYANLPMIAYMDHAPLASVEQYPYKQGLKATEILLDLLCTKAEQPRQAYYKVTVESQLVETQKHT; translated from the coding sequence ATGCCAGGTAAACCCGTCACTATCAAAGAAATCGCTAAAATCTTGAGTGTGTCCACATCAACTGTTTCCAGGGCGCTGCATGACCATCCGAGCATAGGCATGGAAACAAGCCAGCGGGTGAAGCAATTAGCCAGGGAGCTTAACTATGAGCGCAACCATGCGGCTGTGCATTTCCAAAAGGGCAAAACCTACACCATTGGCGTTATCTTACCGGAACTCTCAGAAGCTTTTTTCTCCTCGGCCATCACCGCCATAGAAGACACTGCCTACAAGAGAAACTACACGGTATTGCTGGCACAGTCCCACGATGATACACAAAAGGAGAAACAACTGGTGGAGAAGATGAAAAGTCACCGGGTGGATGGCTTACTGGTTTCTGTGGCAAAAACAACCTCTTCCTTCGAACACTTCAGCCGCCTCAGCCAGTGTAACATTCCTGTCGTGTTTTTTGACCGCATTCCACCCGTTCAGGACGTACACTCGGTTAGCTGCAATCTGGTTACGGGCACAGCGGAGGCTGTAACCTATCTCTTAAAAAAGGGGCACCGTGCCATTGGCTTGATCAACGGCCCCCACACCCTTTTTGCTAGCACAGAAAGACGAGAAGGGTATGTCAAAGCCATGCTCAACAACAGGCTAAAGTATGACCCATCGCTTATTGTTGAGTGCGATTTGACAGAAACCGGAACCAAGGCGGCTTTTGATAGCCTGATGGCCAGTAAGCGGAAGGTGAGCGCCATCGTTACCTTCAATGATTATGTGTGGCTTCATGCCTGCAAGCACGCCAAGGAATTAGGCATTCAGCTACATCTGGAGTTCGTCAGCTATGCAAACCTTCCTATGATTGCCTACATGGATCACGCTCCGCTCGCGTCGGTGGAGCAGTATCCTTACAAACAGGGTCTAAAGGCCACTGAGATCCTACTCGACCTCCTGTGTACCAAGGCAGAACAGCCGCGGCAGGCTTACTATAAAGTCACCGTGGAGTCGCAACTCGTGGAGACCCAGAAACATACATAG